The Suncus etruscus isolate mSunEtr1 chromosome 7, mSunEtr1.pri.cur, whole genome shotgun sequence genome includes a window with the following:
- the USF1 gene encoding upstream stimulatory factor 1 isoform X1 gives MKGQQKTAEAEEGTVQIQEGAVATGEDPTSVAIASIQSAATFPDPNVKYVFRTENGGQVMYRVIQVSEGQLDGQTEGTGAISGYPATQSMTQAVIQGAFTSDDAVDTEGTAAETHYTYFPGGSVGDGAGGTASGSTAAVVTTQGSEALLGQATPPGTGQFFVMMSPQEVLQGGGQRSIAPRTHPYSPKSEAPRTTRDEKRRAQHNEVERRRRDKINNWIVQLSKIIPDCSMESTKSGQSKGGILSKACDYIQELRQSNHRLSEELQGLDQLQLDNEVLRQQVEDLKNKNLLLRAQLRHHGVEVVIKNDSN, from the exons ATGAAGGG GCAGCAGAAGACAGCGGAAGCGGAGGAAGGcacagtgcaaatccaggaag GTGCGGTGGCGACTGGGGAGGACCCCACCAGCGTGGCCATCGCCAGTATCCAGTCAGCCGCCACCTTCCCTGACCCCAACGTCAAGTACGTCTTCCGAACTGAGAATGGGGGCCAG GTGATGTACCGGGTGATCCAGGTGTCTGAAGGGCAGCTGGATGGCCAGACCGAGGGCACCGGAGCCATCAGTGGCTACCCCGCTACACAGTCCATGACCCAG GCAGTGATCCAAGGAGCCTTCACCAGTGATGATGCTGTGGACACGGAGGGGACAGCGGCTGAGACGCACTACACCTACTTCCCTGGTGGCTCAGTGGGCGACGGAGCCGGGGGCACAGCATCAGGGAGCACGGCGGCTGTGGTCACCACCCAGGGCTCAGAGGCCCTTCTGGGACAGGCCACCCCCCCTGGCACTG GCCAGTTCTTTGTGATGATGTCGCCGCAGGAGGTGCTGCAGGGGGGTGGCCAACGCTCCATCGCCCCCCGGACTCATCCCTACTCCCC GAAGTCAGAGGCTCCTCGGACCACCCGGGATGAGAAGCGCAGGGCCCAGCATAATGAAG TGGAGCGCCGCCGCCGGGACAAGATCAACAACTGGATTGTGCAACTGTCCAAGATCATCCCCGACTGTTCCATGGAGAGTACCAAGTCCGGCCAG AGTAAAGGGGGGATCCTGTCCAAGGCCTGCGATTACATCCAGGAGCTGCGGCAGAGCAACCACCGCCTCTCAGAGGAGCTGCAGGGCCTGGACCAGCTGCAGCTGGACAATGAAGTGCTTCGCCAGCAG GTGGAAGATCTGAAGAATAAGAATCTCCTTCTTCGTGCACAGCTGCGACACCACGGGGTGGAGGTGGTTATCAAGAATGACAGCAACTGA
- the USF1 gene encoding upstream stimulatory factor 1 isoform X2, with protein sequence MYRVIQVSEGQLDGQTEGTGAISGYPATQSMTQAVIQGAFTSDDAVDTEGTAAETHYTYFPGGSVGDGAGGTASGSTAAVVTTQGSEALLGQATPPGTGQFFVMMSPQEVLQGGGQRSIAPRTHPYSPKSEAPRTTRDEKRRAQHNEVERRRRDKINNWIVQLSKIIPDCSMESTKSGQSKGGILSKACDYIQELRQSNHRLSEELQGLDQLQLDNEVLRQQVEDLKNKNLLLRAQLRHHGVEVVIKNDSN encoded by the exons ATGTACCGGGTGATCCAGGTGTCTGAAGGGCAGCTGGATGGCCAGACCGAGGGCACCGGAGCCATCAGTGGCTACCCCGCTACACAGTCCATGACCCAG GCAGTGATCCAAGGAGCCTTCACCAGTGATGATGCTGTGGACACGGAGGGGACAGCGGCTGAGACGCACTACACCTACTTCCCTGGTGGCTCAGTGGGCGACGGAGCCGGGGGCACAGCATCAGGGAGCACGGCGGCTGTGGTCACCACCCAGGGCTCAGAGGCCCTTCTGGGACAGGCCACCCCCCCTGGCACTG GCCAGTTCTTTGTGATGATGTCGCCGCAGGAGGTGCTGCAGGGGGGTGGCCAACGCTCCATCGCCCCCCGGACTCATCCCTACTCCCC GAAGTCAGAGGCTCCTCGGACCACCCGGGATGAGAAGCGCAGGGCCCAGCATAATGAAG TGGAGCGCCGCCGCCGGGACAAGATCAACAACTGGATTGTGCAACTGTCCAAGATCATCCCCGACTGTTCCATGGAGAGTACCAAGTCCGGCCAG AGTAAAGGGGGGATCCTGTCCAAGGCCTGCGATTACATCCAGGAGCTGCGGCAGAGCAACCACCGCCTCTCAGAGGAGCTGCAGGGCCTGGACCAGCTGCAGCTGGACAATGAAGTGCTTCGCCAGCAG GTGGAAGATCTGAAGAATAAGAATCTCCTTCTTCGTGCACAGCTGCGACACCACGGGGTGGAGGTGGTTATCAAGAATGACAGCAACTGA
- the ARHGAP30 gene encoding LOW QUALITY PROTEIN: rho GTPase-activating protein 30 (The sequence of the model RefSeq protein was modified relative to this genomic sequence to represent the inferred CDS: substituted 1 base at 1 genomic stop codon) — MKSRQKGKKKGASKERVFGCDLQEHLQFSGLEVPQVLQSCAKFVEEHGVVDGIYRLSGVSSNIQKLRQEFETERQPELHRELYLQDIHCVSSLCKAYFRELPDPLLTYRLYDKFAEAVAVQLENERLVKILEVLQELPRPNHRTLEFLMRHLVHMASHSAQTNMHARNLAIVWAPNLLRSKDIEASGFNGTAAFMEVRVQSIVVEFILTHVDQLFGDSSLPGAEAEIRRRALAEPLEDHVARSLSYHLPSSLQVGDGPPQIRPYHTIIEIAEHKRKGSLKVRKWRSIFNLGRSGHETKRKLPRGAEDREDKPDKGTLRPAKSMDSLSAGAMGATEDSEGLEVSNEPPTPTTESDPLDAAEGGQDAEYEGPAGSTSEPGTPQAGRSASRVGGGRAERPTGFHISVPYNVNVPSHITSILSASPNIISNISLTRLTRGLECPALQTRTNLAVDLSSPGEPPEQSSRLGGYPPXCGFLTSTGVSGEHHPVPPAPEDSLSRALQDTFSFLEDSSSSDLGADDGEMELGVPTAAEDDPGLGYLDELLVAGRQVEEFSVEPPLDDLSLDEAHFVLAPSCCSPLPEGVPAGMEESGEDVFLSANDDISPLLQPGDHLGWEGHRNLEEGAVEDGRDSAHGLMEAEQSWQEVWDHPDQGCHREEVEERMENKEESLGSPETEICQQESREALEENKEHSEKSWEHLESEEHPEVIREHSKESKEHPKEREEDPEESGEHPEKSKAHPEETEEHPENRKHPEESQEHQEPGGLEQALGAAEGRDESMAQLDAGDQEGREQRDGGHSDYGEGEDDAEDGEDDGVRGDREKRESGDGEVQGDTGTRENLLEQDTLPTGLWADTSEGPALGLQWNDEPGGCRLSLGAGVGMRLASSLLQVQHVRSVPVVPPKPQFAKVPSALCSKIHVAPASPCPRPGRLDGTQGEKTWGPRGARTSWKNGGSLSFDAAVALARDRQRTKAQGTQDCSLSRRGGPFGQVPAQGPQSMSGLGHPEEGAEPRSRLSLPPQEPQVPEPLLLPQRRSYAFETQAQAGGGVGL, encoded by the exons ATGAAGTCACggcaaaaaggaaagaagaagggggccTCCAAAGAGAGGGTGTTCGGGTGCGACCTCCAGGAGCACCTCCAGTTCTCGGGCTTGGAAG TACCCCAGGTGCTGCAGAGCTGTGCGAAGTTCGTGGAGGAACATGGGGTGGTGGATGGCATCTACCGCCTTTCAGGGGTGTCCTCCAACATCCAAAAGCTCCG GCAGGAGTTTGAAACCGAGCGGCAACCAGAGCTACACCGGGAGCTGTACCTGCAGGACATCCACTGCGTGTCTTCACTATGCAAAGCCTACTTCCGGGAGCTGCCAGACCCCCTGCTCACTTACAGGCTTTATGACAAGTTCGCT GAGGCAGTGGCTGTGCAGCTGGAGAATGAGCGTCTGGTCAAGATCCTGGAGGTGCTACAGGAGCTGCCGAGACCGAACCACAG GACCCTGGAGTTTCTCATGCGGCACTTGGTGCACATGGCATCCCACAGCGCCCAGACCAACATGCACGCCCGCAACCTGGCCATTGTGTGGGCCCCCAACTTGCTGAG ATCCAAGGACATAGAGGCATCAGGGTTCAATGGGACGGCGGCCTTCATGGAGGTGCGTGTGCAATCCATCGTGGTTGAGTTCATCCTCACGCATGTGGACCAGCTCTTTGGGGACTCCAGCCTTCCTG GTGCTGAGGCTGAGATCAGGCGGCGTGCCCTTGCTGAGCCCCTGGAAGATCATGTGGCCCGGTCTTTGTCCTACCATCTGCCTAGCAGCCTCCAGGTGGGCGATGGGCCCCCCCAGATACGGCCCTACCATACCATCATCGAGATCGCCGAGCACAA GAGGAAGGGGTCCCTGAAAGTCCGGAAGTGGAGGTCCATCTTTAACCTGGGCCGCTCTGGCCATGAGACCAAAAGGAAACTCCCACGGGGTGCTGAGGACAGGG AGGACAAGCCAGACAAGGGGACATTGCGACCAGCCAAGAGCATGGACTCACTGAGCGCAGGAGCCATGGGAGCCACTGAGG ATTCCGAGGGCCTGGAGGTGTCAAATGAGCCGCCTACCCCAACCACAGAGAGTGACCCTCTGGATGCAGCAGAGGGTGGGCAGGATGCAGAGTACGAGGGCCCTGCAGGCAGCACCTCAGAGCCAGGGACCCCACAGGCCGGGCGGTCGGCATCACGTGTGGGGGGCGGCCGAGCAGAACGTCCCACAGGCTTCCACATCTCGGTCCCCTACAATGTCAACGTCCCCTCCCACATCACATCTATCCTCAGTGCCTCCCCCAACATCATCTCCAACATTTCCCTGACTCGCCTGACACGAGGCCTAGAGTGTCCGGCTTTGCAGACCCGGACAAACCTTGCTGTTGACCTCAGCTCCCCAGGTGAGCCCCCTGAACAGT CCAGCAGACTAGGGGGCTACCCACCCTGATGCGGCTTCCTGACTTCCACAGGTGTGTCTGGGGAGCATCATCCTGTCCCACCCGCCCCTGAGGACTCCCTTTCCAGGGCCCTGCAGGATACCTTTTCCTTCCTGGAGGACTCCAGCAGCTCGGATCTGGGGGCTGATGATGGGGAGATGGAGCTTGGGGTACCCACAGCTGCAGAGGATGACCCCGGGCTGGGCTACCTGGACGAGCTCCTGGTGGCCGGGAGGCAG GTAGAGGAGTTCTCTGTGGAGCCACCCCTGGATGACCTCTCCCTGGATGAGGCACACTTTGTCCTTGCCCCCAGCTGCTGCTCCCCACTCCCTGAGGGTGTCCCAGCTGGGATGGAAGAAAGTGGGGAGGACGTTTTCCTGAGCGCCAATGATGACATCAGCCCCCTGCTTCAGCCTGGAGACCATCTCGGATGGGAGGGCCACAGGAACCTTGAGGAAGGGGCGGTAGAGGATGGCAGGGATTCAGCTCATGGGTTGATGGAAGCAGAACAGTCCTGGCAGGAGGTGTGGGACCACCCAGACCAGGGGTGCCACAGGGAGGAGGTGGAAGAGAGGATGGAGAACAAAGAGGAGAGCCTGGGAAGTCCAGAGACTGAGATTTGCCAGCAA GAGAGTAGGGAGGCTCTAGAGGAGAATAAGGAGCACTCAGAGAAGAGTTGGGAGCACCTAGAAAGTGAGGAGCATCCAGAGGTGATTAGGGAGCACTCCAAGGAGAGTAAAGAACacccaaaagagagagaagaggacccAGAGGAGAGTGGGGAGCATCCAGAGAAGAGCAAGGCACACCCAGAAGAGACTGAGGAGCATCCTGAGAACAGGAAGCACCCAGAGGAGAGCCAGGAGCATCAGGAGCCTGGAGGGCTTGAGCAGGCTCTGGGGGCTGCAGAGGGCAGAGATGAGTCCATGGCACAGCTGGATGCTGGGGACCAAGAAGGGAGAGAACAAAGGGATGGTGGGCACAGTGACTATGGAGAGGGCGAGGATGATGCTGAAGATGGGGAGGATGATGGGGTCAGGGGAGatagggagaaaagagagagcgGGGATGGCGAGGTGCAGGGAGACACAGGAACCAGAGAGAACCTTTTAGAACAGGACACCCTCCCCACAGGTTTGTGGGCTGATACCTCTGAGGGCCCTGCCCTGGGCCTGCAATGGAATGATGAGCCTGGGGGCTGCCGTCTGAGCCTGGGCGCTGGTGTAGGCATGCGCCTGGCCTCTAGCCTGCTGCAGGTCCAGCACGTGCGGTCAGTGCCTGTGGTGCCCCCCAAGCCCCAGTTTGCCAAGGTTCCCAGTGCCTTGTGCAGCAAGATCCATGTGGCGCCAGCCAGCCCGTGCCCTAGGCCGGGCCGGCTGGACGGAACCCAGGGTGAGAAGACATGGGGTCCACGGGGCGCCCGAACCTCCTGGAAGAATGGTGGGAGCCTTTCCTTTGACGCCGCTGTGGCTCTGGCCAGGGACCGCCAGAGGACCAAGGCGCAGGGAACTCAGGACTGCAGCCTCTCCCGCAGGGGTGGCCCCTTTGGTCAGGTTCCTGCACAAGGGCCCCAGTCCATGAGTGGCCTGGGGCACCCTGAAGAAGGGGCTGAACCTCGAAGCCGCCTTAGTCTGCCCCCTCAAGAGCCCCAGGTGCCCGAGCCCCTCTTGCTGCCTCAGCGCAGGTCCTACGCCTTCGAGACTCAGgcccaggctgggggtggggtggggctgtgA